The Syngnathus typhle isolate RoL2023-S1 ecotype Sweden linkage group LG1, RoL_Styp_1.0, whole genome shotgun sequence genome includes a window with the following:
- the neurog1 gene encoding neurogenin-1, whose protein sequence is MDAYAMHDFFQLSDDDDDSRASTRSSSPPPPPPTQKKRRRGRARNEATVRVVRKSRRLKANDRERNRMHNLNGALEELRRVLPALPDETKLTKIETLRMAHNYIWALAETLRMADRGGPPRDGALGDGPGSGWFSCCTSSPSSSPSSSSSSSSSSPAYSPGSPLEHAHEHALFGRPRGLF, encoded by the coding sequence ATGGACGCGTACGCCATGCACGACTTTTTCCAGCTgagcgacgacgacgatgactcGCGCGCCAGCACGCGCTCCTCGTCGCCACCGCCTCCGCCACCGACGCAGAAGAAGCGGCGGCGGGGGCGCGCGCGCAACGAGGCCACCGTACGCGTGGTCCGGAAGAGCCGCCGGCTGAAGGCCAACGATCGCGAGCGGAACCGGATGCATAACCTCAACGGCGCTTTGGAAGAGCTGCGCCGCGTGCTTCCGGCGCTACCAGACGAGACGAAGCTGACCAAGATCGAGACCCTGCGTATGGCGCACAACTACATCTGGGCCTTGGCCGAGACACTGCGGATGGCCGACCGCGGCGGACCCCCCCGCGACGGTGCCCTCGGCGACGGCCCCGGTTCGGGCTGGTTCTCCTGCTGCACAAGCTCGCCGTCCTCCTCGCCgtcttcatcatcttcctcctcctcctcctcgcccgcCTACAGCCCGGGCAGCCCGCTCGAACACGCGCACGAGCACGCGCTCTTTGGCCGCCCGCGGGGGCTCTTCTGA